From the genome of Macrobrachium nipponense isolate FS-2020 chromosome 43, ASM1510439v2, whole genome shotgun sequence, one region includes:
- the LOC135213795 gene encoding zinc finger protein 330 homolog yields the protein MWDLKEVLQLSLSLFLAKNENPSRPWPRSFEVKGLSPLVGSELERSLCPVRTLKFYLQKKNQLQGCRQSLWCAVKDPKRPISKNALAFFVRNVISEAHMKCQDESLKLLRVKAHEVWSHGGRIFRCHYCQNFLCEDDQFEHQASCQVLEQESYKCMSCNRQGQYSCLRCKICYCEDHVRRKGFKYDNKQKIPCPKCGFDTEETKELSMSTRTHKYGRQQLSYTNDDDDDADEGAVGYDGYSYDDYDYDDEDDDDDDDDEDDDDEDESEEEEGEEEKSK from the exons ATGTGGGATTTAAAGGAGGTTCTGCAGTTGTCTCTTTCCCTGTTTCTGgctaaaaacgagaacccttctagaccttggcccagaagttttgaagtcaagggactttctCCTCTTGTCGGGAGTGAGTTAGAAAGGTCTCTTTGTCCAGTCAGAACTCTGAAGTTTTATCTTCAAAAGAAGAATCAACTGCAGGGTTGCCgtcagagtctctggtgtgcTGTGAAGGACCCTAAGAGACCCATCTCAAAAAACGCACTAGCGTTCTTTGTTAGAAATGTGATATCAGAAGCACACATGAAGTGCCAAGATGAATCCTTGAAACTGCTAAGGGTTAAAGCGCATGAG GTCTGGAGTCATGGTGGGAGAATTTTCCGTTGTCATTACTGCCAAAACTTCCTATGTGAAGATGACCAGTTTGAGCATCAAGCATCTTGCCAAGTGTTAGAACAGGAGTCATACAAAT gTATGTCCTGTAATCGTCAAGGCCAGTACTCATGTTTAAGATGTAAAATATGCTATTGTGAAGATCATGTACGTCGTAAAGGGTTTAAGTATGATAACAAGCAAAAAATACCATGTCCCAAGTGTGGCTTTGATACTGAGGAAACTAAAGAACTCAGCATGTCAA CTCGTACCCATAAATATGGTAGGCAGCAGTTGTCATATAccaatgacgatgatgatgatgctgatgaagGAGCTGTTGGTTATGATGGTTATAGTTATGATGATTATGACTATGATgacgaggatgatgatgatgacgatgatgatgaggatgacgATGATGAAGATGAATCGGAGGAGGAAGAGGGCGAGGAAGAGAAAAGCAAATAG